aattagGATTGAATATTAAACATAACGATGAAGGATATTTTCTTCTATGTATTGAATTTGCCATTCCTTTTGTTTTTGTCACAGCCGGGCCCGATCGTGCCTGACGCTGATTGTGGGGTCACCAAAGGTTGTTTCTATAGCTGTGACAGCAATGAAGATTGTATGTTCCAAGTGACGTGGCAGGAGGCTGGAGATTTTATAGACTTTACAATGTCACATAATATCAGTGCTGCAGACAACGTGTGGATAGCCCTCGGCATATCGGACGATACCAACATGGTAGGAACTGCTTAATGAATTGGTTCAAATTTTCAGCATCAGAATCAGATGTTTTCAACCGTCACTTTCATAAAATCTACTTACCGGGgtacatacattatatcatatttgttACAGAAAAACACCAGCGTGGTCATGTGTAAAGAGATGAATGGCAGCATTTCAGTGGAGCTCGGCTATAATCCTGGATACGCATATAACACCGTGGCAACGGTATGTGTTCTATTAGCAATGATTTCAAGTTTTTGGTTAAACATATCACATAACACgaaaaatcaatcaatatacaaaaataatattgaaatacgGACGTCAATATCCGTTTAAAGAGAAATGCTGATAGTTCCCATGTTCGACAAATAATCAAGTTTGAAATACCACAACAGGACTAATTATCTCGATATGTCCCATCGATGACACGCATACCTGCTCACTCCTCCGAATAACTTGTTTCTAGGTTCATATTTTACGAACCTATAAGTCTAAATCCATGTTTCCTTTTATCATCACAGTTTTGGTTACCATTGTGCCCCATTGTCGATATTGTTTAAATCTGACACAGAGGTTTGATTCATCCTGATTTTCGTTTACTACCTTCCAGAATACCAGCGATCTTGTAAACACTAGTGGTTCACTCGAAGACGGAATATTCACTTGTAGATTCCAAAGGAGAAAGATAATTACTGAGTTTAACAACACTCTGTCGTTGACAACAAGACGCTTCGTCATTGTAGCTAACGGTTCCATATCATCTGGTAAGAGTGTTTACACTTAGAAAGATTGTTACTCTGATGATTTGATATCTTATCGCATTGTAGTACATAAAGTGATAGTATACTGGTTACACATATGGGTACTCTTTGCAATAATTCTCTTGGAAGCAGGCGCTATTGAAGTGGTGCGATATTTAACGTGAACGTATTGTGGCAACAGTATTACacgacgtcattataacgttgcgcttcgatTAAGGCGccaagatggcagacaggccGTGGTGTAGGTGAAGGAAACAAATGTTGCTTTTCCACAAAAAACAGCTCACTAAATCCTCATGAAACTGAATCtcgttttttttaaacagaatTCTGTGATAATTTTGATAAGGTAGCAACGTTAATCAGCATGCTGTGGAAATAAGGATAGCGGTACGAGGGTTTATGTTACAATGAAATGAAAAGAGCCCATTCACACGGGAGGGTGATTTACTAAACCAATTATGGCTTGATTGAGAGGACACTATTGCCTCACAGTATTGCTTCATGATGGAATAGTGCCCTCGGCTTCTTCTCGGatactattccatccctcgacagtACCACGAGGCAATAGTGCCggctcaaccaggccataatagatcaGTATCATTGAAATAATTCCATTTGTTAACGATGAAGGTCGATATAGATTGTTGATATTGTTTCTTTAGCTAAGATTGTTGAATCGTTGATTATCATGCTGGAAACCAATATATTTGAATCCTCGACGTTCTCTCCACAGGAATAAGTTTTTTCTCGTCCCTTTACAGTTAAATATCATCCTATCCAATATATTGTTTAACGCATGTGCAGAGACATACAACtacattacataatattttgGCTTGAACAGGATTGCCACAAAAGCACACAACCCCTCCGGCCGTAAGTTCGCAAAAAGAAGACTTCATCAATATACATcccgaacataccacagtcaaCCCAGGGGAGATAACAACACAGGTATGCCACAGTCATAGACAAATCACTAGTACTAGTgttaaaattgatataataaacaaatgcaAAAACGGTTCATATAGGCTGATTGTAATTGTGAAAACTATTAAATAACGGTAAATTTAATAGTTTATCCATTCATTTTAAGAATGGTTCAGACATCATTTGTCACATGTACCGCATATTTTAAAGACTTAAGTTTCCAACAACGTTAACCCCTGTTCACTATACCAAGAatgtgaaaatttaattttatcattataaattcGTCACAGCCCGGCCCGATCGTGCCTGATGCTGATTGTGGAGTCACCAAAGGTTGTTTCTCTGAATGTGACAGCAATGAAGATTGTATGTTCCAAGTGACGTGGCAGGAGGCTGGAGATTTTATAGACTTTACAATGTCACAGAATATTAGTGCTGCAGACAACGTGTGGATAGCCCTCGGTATATCGGACAATACCAACATGGTAGGAACTGCTTAATGGTTTGGTTCAAATTTTCAGCATCAGAATCAGATGTTTTCAGCCGTCACTTTCATAAAATCTACTTACCGGGgtacatacattatatcatatttgttACAGAAAAATACCAGCGTGGTCATGTGTAAAGAGATGAATGGCAGCATTTCAGTGGAGCTCGGCTATAATCCTGGATACGCATATAACACCGTGGCAACGGTATGTGTTCTATTAGCAATGATTTCAAGTTTTTGGTTAAACATATCACATAACACgaaaaatcaatcaatatacaaaaataatattgaaatacgGACGTCAATATCCGTTTAAAGAGAAATGCTGATAGTTCCCATGTTCGACAAATAATCAAGTTTGAAATACCACAACAGGACTAATTATCTCGATATGTCCCATCGATGACACGCATACCTGCTCACTCCTCCGAATAACTTGTTTCTAGGTTCATATTTTACGAACCTATAAGTCTAAATCCATGTTTCCTTTTATCATCACAGTTTTGGTTACAATTGTGCCCCATTGTCGATATTGTTTAAATCTGACACAGAGGTTTGATTCATCCTGATTTTCGTTTACTACCTTCCAGAATACCAGCGATCTTGTAAACACTAGTGGTTCACTCGAAGACGGAATATTCACTTGTAGATTCCAAAGGAGAAAGATAATTACTGAGTTTAACAACACTCTGTCGTTGACAACAAGACGCTTCGTCATTGTAGCTAACGGTTCCATATCATCTGGTAAGAGTGTTTACACTTAGAAAGATTGTTACTCTGATGATTTGATATCTTATCACATTGTAGTACATAAAGTGATAGTATACTGGTTACACATATGGGTACTCTTTGCAATAATTCTCTTGGAAGCAGGCGCTATTGAAGTGGTGCGATATTTAACGTGAACGTATTGTGGCAACAGTATTACacgacgtcattataacgttgcgcttcgatTAAGGCGccaagatggcagacaggccGTGGTGTAGGTGAAGGAaacaaatgttgcttttctacaaaAAACAGCTCACTAAATCCTCATGAAACTGAATCTCGTTTTTTTAAACAGAATTCTGTGATAATTTTGATAAGGTAGCAACGTTTATCAGCATGCTGTGGAAATAAGGATAGTGGTACGAGAGTTTATGTTACGATGAAATGAAAAGAGCCCATTCACATGGGAGGGTGATTTACTAAACCAATTATGGCTTGATTGAGAGGACACTATTGCCTCACAGTATTGCTTCATGATGGAATAGTGCCCTCGGCTTCTTCTCGGatactattccatccctcgacagtACCACGAGGCAATAGTGCCggctcaaccaggccataatagatcaGTATCATTGAAATAATTCCATTTGTTAACGATGAAGGTCGATATAGATTGTTGATATTGTTTCTTTAGCTAAGATTGTTGAATCGTTGATTATCATGCTGGAAACCAATATATTTGAATCCTCGACGTTCTCTCCACAGGAATAAGTTTTTTCTCGTCCCTTTACAGTTAAATATCATCCTATCCAATATATTGTTTAACGCATGTGCAGAGACATACAACtacattacataatattttgGCTTGAACAGGATTGCCACAAAAGCACACAACCCCTCCGGCCGTAAGTTCGCAAAAAGAAGACTTCATCAATATACATcccgaacataccacagtcaaCCCAGGGGAGATAACAACACAGGTATGCCACAGTCATAGACAAATCACTAGTACTAGTgttaaaattgatataataaacaaatgcaAAAACGGTTCATATAGGCTGATTGTAATTGTGAAAACTATTAAATAACGGTAAATTTAATAGTTTATCCATTCATTTTAAGAATGGTTCAGACATCATTTGTCACATGTACCGCATATTTTAAAGACTTAAGTTTCCAACAACGTTAACCCCTGTTCACTATACCAAGAatgtgaaaatttaattttatcattataaattcGTCACAGCCCGGCCCGATCGTGCCTGATGCTGATTGTGGAGTCACCAAAGGTTGTTTCTCTGAATGTGACAGCAATGAAGATTGTATGTTCCAAGTGACGTGGCAGGAGGCTGGAGATTTTATAGACTTTACGATGTCACAGAACATCAGTGCTGAAGACAACGTGTGGATAGCCCTCGGTATATCGGACGATACCAACATGGTAAGTGAATGTTAAttcgaaataaacaaaaagataATTCTGATCTGAGAAAATTTGTATCTTACACCATATTTCTACTATACCATATATGTGTTTTCTCAACTCTTTGGATTGCAATTGTTACATAACAAGTATGAACTCTGTTTTGATTGACAGACAATGTGACTTTTGATGACGTGATTCTGTGCATCTTTTGATTGGCTCTTACCTAACAGATCACTTTCATCATAGACTAATGTAAGAGCCTACATTGAATAAAGTCCTTTCGTtgtttttataatgtataaatgtcaattttgaggattatttatttgaattttctctttttaattaaagaaaaacaCCAGCGTGGTCATGTGTAAAAAGATGAATGGCAGCATTTCAGTGGAGCTCGGCTATAATCCTGGATACGCATATAACACCGTGGTAACGGTAATAGATTGAAAGATTTGTTCCTTCTGGTATTCGCCGTATTCACGAACAatcaatgatattattggtCACATGAGAATGCTGACGACATGAAAGACATGTGTTCCTGAATTGTTCATGAAACAAACATATTAATTACATCATATCAAGAAATCtagaataatatttttatagatTTACAATGCTGTAAGCAATATTTCGACATTATAAGTAgttattgtgtgtgttttagtacataaaatgttatgtaatccttgcaaaaaaaaagagaaaaaaattctCTCCTTCTAGGGGATTTAACTTTTCAGAGCTCTTGAGtctataaaattgatattatatatttttccagAACACCAGCGATCTCGTGAACACCAGTGGTTCACTCGAAGATGGTATATTCACTTGTAGATTTCAGAGAAGGAAAATAATAACCGACTTCAATAACGCGTTTTCACTGACAGAAAGACGTTTCCTGATTGTGGCTAATGGTACTTTATCATCTGGTAAGAtatcaaagatatcaaacatATTATTTATCTTATAGCTcatcatttgatatatataggaTCCTAAATGAGCATTCATTTCATGAGCCTTATATTTGgtaacacaaatttaagataatttgtatcacataactacaacgaCCTTCATTTCAAAGAATATTAACGCAAAAATGTGTTGAGAAAATCCAGCAGAAGCAGTCATTTTGTACTCCCGTCCGCGAATCCGAACGCCACTTTATTGTTTCATTCCTAAGTAACAATGGATTTCCTGTCCGACACAGCCAATGAAAGTCGCTCtaggttatattacactagtgacatacatgtacattaattaaaCACTCTTTATGTTGAAAGAATTTTTTCTAACAGGGATTCCACAGAAGCACACAACCCCTCCTAAAGTCAGTTTAGAAAAAGAAgatttcatcaatattcatCCAGAACATACCACGGTCAacccaggggagataaccacaCAGGTATGAGTTGAcagtaaatgaaaataaaatgatgctgactgtttacaatatatttctGCTACTTTCTGCTTTGTAATTAATTTGTATGTACAGTTACTTAGAGAGGCTTTTTTTCTCTTTTAGCCCGGCCCGATCGTGCCTGACGCTGATTGTGGAGTCACCAAAGGTTGTTTCTATAGCTGTGACAGCAATGAAGATTGTATGTTTCAAGTGACGTGGCGGGAGGCTGGAGATTTTATAGACTTTACAATGTCACAGAATATCAGTGCTGCAGACAACGCGTGGATAGCTCTCGGTATATCGGACGATACTAATATGGTGTGTACCCTTGTaccataaattttattttatcatgagGCTTAAGAATACCAAGAACcatgttttcttttaatcttAAAGCTAATCGCACATTGGTTTGTAGAAGGAAAAGCTATTACCAACAACTTGACTCATTCACCCTTGTAGACACATTTAAGCTCTTCTAAATCAACGACTTaatcagtccattatgaaatttcagggataGTTTACGTTATACGggtaaaaatatttgttatagaAAAACACCAGCGTGATCATGTGTAAGGAGATGAATGGCAGCATTTCAGTGGAGCTCGGCTATAATCCTGGATACGCATATAACACTATAGCAACGGTAGGCAAATTAGATTCTAAATAACaagtaaaaaaaagtttttgttttcattcacTTCGAACTTTGAATCAGACAAAGTCATGTTGATGTAGTATTATacattttcaattatatttCTTACGCAAATATTTGCTTTAATTCATTTCCAGAATACCAGCGATCTGGAAAACACCAGCGGTTCACTCGAGGACGGAGTCTTCACTTGTATATTCCAAAGGAGAAAGATTATCACTGATTTTAATGATACTTTCTCACTGATTGAGAAACGTTACATCATCGTGGCAAACGGCTCCTTAGTGTCTGGTAAGTGACATTGCAATGATTCAAATACGTTCAATATGAAGTATAgacatatttcaaaattatcacAGAGAAGTGCCTCCTTCCacattcaaaattatttgaCATGAAAAAATATGGTGAACATTTTCAAACAGGGATTCCACAGAAGCATACAACCCCTCCTACAGTCAGTTCAGAAAAAGAAGATTTCATCAATATACACCCAGATCATACCACGGTCAacccaggggagataactacacaGGTAAGCTGAAGTTGTCTTAACACAGGAAATCTTATTTTGCAGATAGCTTTTCCTTGTTAGTCTTTTTATATGACTGTAGGATTTTATTGATGTATTTTTACTACAATGATGTATCACAGATCATTAAGAAGCCCTCTTTATCCAGAAAATAAAGCAAGAACATTGTTACATATTGTTGTAGGCTTTCGTATTTGTAtactaaaaaatgttttcagCCCGGCCCGATCGTGCCTGATGCTGATTGTGGAGTCACCAAAGGTTGTTTCTATAGCTGTGAAAGCAATAAAGATTGTATGTTCGAGGTGACGTGGCAAGAAGCAGGAGATTTCATCGCATTTACAATATCACAGAATATAAGTGCTGAAGATAATGCATGGATAGCCCTCGGTATATCGGATGACACTAACATGGTAAGAGTAGGGGATTTATTTCAGGTACTGTACAGATACAAAGGGTAAATGAATGATACAATTGTTCACAGGctataatagaaatatttttaattctaTTTCTTTACTACAATTAGCATTTTGATTCGTCATAACAGTCtactttatataatataattaggAGACGAATAAATGAATATATCTTTATCGCTTTAAAGATTTATCAGTATAAATACTTTTTAAACATTATGGGGACTATTCTCACAATACTTTATTTCTTGAGATCTCTTTTACGGTTTATTTGGTTTACCCATATAACAAAACAAGCAATGTTAATTTACAGAAAAACACCAGCGTGATCATGTGTAAGGAAGTGAATGGCAGCATTTCAGTGGAGCTCGGCTATAATCCTGGATACGCATATAAAACCATGGCAACGGTAGATACAATTATTCCGATTCCTAGTTCTTCTGTTTCTCCGTTCTAGATcggtttatatattttgcttAATATGCAGAATATCGCTTAATACGCAGCAACACAATTTTCATTATAATGATTCAATGACTTTGTTCGcaaaaagataattataagATTAACGTTGATAAGTTTACATGCTTTGGAGGATTTCGGTTTCAGTAACTTTTATCAGAAACACTCTATCAGTGTactgttatattttatttcagaatacCTCTGATCTTATCAACACCGACGGATCTCACGTAGACGGAATCTTCAAATGCAGTTTTCGACGTAGGAAGATCATTGAGGACTTTAACAACACATTCAGTTTGACGGAAAATCGCTATCTCATTATTGCCAACGGTCTGATGTCGGCTggtaatatatcatttagaaTTCTATATAGAGCATATTTATAGAAAAGTTCGTCTCAGCAGTTCGATCAATAAATAGGTCATTGcttattacatatatgtatagtgtGCTCATTATTTATTTTCGTACAATTAGGTATCCCACAGAAGCACACAACGCCGCCAGTTGTAAGCCCTAATAAGGAGAATTTTATCCATATAGTCCCTGATACGACTCCGGTAAACCCAGGAGATATAACTACACAGGTAACAAATCTTTTGTTGATAGGCGGTAAAATTGAAGTGTTATTAATCCATTCAGGTTATGAgcataatgttaaaaatatgaaatatatcattaaacatATGATCACAGTCTTTCAGTCTCAAATTGATGAAAAACTATTTTGaacggaaaaaaatgaaattaaagttCTTGCTTACGAAACTAATGCTATCTCTGAATTGTCCGTAAGAATTTATTACAaaggccgttttcgattattaGGTTCTGATtaaaagacggacctggtgattttatattgttttcagacgagccttgacaaagccctcacaggcttGTATCAAAAGCTACAGCGTCAGGATTTgtacttgaaataattactttaacaaaCGGTCAAGCCGGcagttccgaataaacgaaaacggccgaAATCACAATggacttttttgttttgtttcccTATCACAGAGCGGGTCGACCATAGTAAAGGACCCGGAGTGTGGTAAAACAAAGGGCTGTTTCTCGGACTGTAAGGGACAAACATGTACATGCCTTGTCACATGGCAGAGTGAGCCCAAAACCAAGACCATACTGTTTGAAATAGCCTCCGTTGTAACACCTGGAGCAGACGACTGGATCGCTATAGGCTTATCTTCAAACGGGAAAATGGTATATACTCCTAAGAAACTTCACTTTACTTTTCGTATATACAAAAGTCCCGCATTAgtcaaacaaatgtatataggGATTGATACTTCTGTTCAATATCTATGAAGAACCGTAAAGTCCACAAAAGTTTCAATCataagaattattttttataaccGTCAccacatgtttattttttcacGTTTGAATTGAGTTTTGTGCCTTATACAAGCGACATAgtaatgtattgtatatgtatatttacaggCTAAATCTAGTGTGATGATGTGTATCCTGAAGAATGACGTAGTATCTGCAGAACTTGGTTACAACAACGACGACCCTAACTATCAACCACTTTCTAAcgtaaatgttttgttttacaaataaacgAATGATTGACAATGCATCCTTGTAAAcgtaaaaaaatagataaatcagGTGTGACATTTATACAACTCTTTCGAATGGAATTCTTCaaagaaatgataaaaagaaatgCATACAAGATATAGCATGCATACTTTAAAATAGTTGGACGCGTTAAACAGTTTTTCATATCTCGATGATATTTAAGATGTTTCAGTTATATGAAAGTCGTGTGTGTTTTTTGTACAATTGGTACAGAGTAGGAAGAACAAGTTACTGCGGTTAACGCAATTGTTCCTCAACATAGACTATATGTTGCATCAAAAAAGCAAAGATCATGAAAAATCTTCTTTTCATATATATAGGACGTCACTTATTTTGTATGTAGCGGTATATCAGGATTAAAAAGTCAGGAATGAATATCTTATGTGCGTTTATATTTTTTACCAAGTTTGTCATAGATAATTCACACACAGCTGCGCATAGGGTGTCCGAATATATCATCTTCTAATTTCTTACAGAAAACTGAATTCCTGTCCGATATGAGTGGTTCCATAGAAGGAAACATCATGAAATGTGTATTCCAAAGAGCGAATCAAGTCTCGGGTGCTTTAAGTGCCGATAGTAGCAAGATCTTTGATCTAAACAAACAATGGTACCTGTTATTTGCCCATGGACTAGCGCCATCAGGTAAAACTATATATGCAAATATAATAGCTATATAGTGAAAGTAGCACAGAATATTGACTGGCAGATTGGGCATAAATATAGTTAAATAGCTGAAGTCAAAATCAAACACTATTTTCCTTCTTATATTAGATTGCTATTCTGTTGTTACATTGCGCTGTTGATACTCAGTTTTGTTTCAATATATAGTATGCTTAGTGTATTATGTAAAACATGATGGCAGGAGTTCCCGAGAGACATAAGGAGAAACCAAAGACCAGCAAAGGAAAAGTAGATTTCCTTAAATCATCAGACACGGGAATCGGAAAGCAGGAGTCTGGCCTCGTTAAGTTACACGGTAGGTAGTTTAGCTATGATGGCTAGAATAAGGCATCAACGGTATTCTGTATGTATAGGTAAACGGTTTCCGCAAATTACAATAGCTAGCTGGGATTAAACTTACAAAACTgctatcaagtaataagattgaAATAATAGCAAAgcaaaaaaaatgtgaaatgtctaactataaacaaaaatgatctataaaaagataaaatagattttacatgtcatttcgTGTAGGTTTTCTGATGATACTTGCCTGGATTATATTATCCTCTTCTGGCATGCTGATTGCGAGGTATTTCAAGCCAGTTCTACACAAGAAAGTCCTGGGGAAACACCTATGGTTCCAGGTAAAGTATCACGATACATTGTCACTATAAATGAGGATAAGCATAACTTATTTTTGTTGACTTTGATTTCCTgtctatttcattttaatagGGAGCTTAGCACACAGCAATGCAAACACAGTAGTGCTAGGATACTATATAAAAATAAGATACATTAGATACAAATTGTATGTTACGTTATACATTTGCAATGACTGTACGATTTCTATGGGTATACCTTATTGGCACACAAACATGTATAATTGACGTTATGCATATTTCAGGTTCACAGGGCCTGTATGTGTACAGTTGTTGTTCTAACATCGATTGCCCTTATTGCTATATTTGTGGAAGTAGGAGGATATAGTCAGGTAAATattattcatacatgtatataacattttatatttctcCAATATTTGACAGGGTTATACCGCTGTTGCTAGGGAAAATATTAAAAGGGTCTTTCCCTACCTTGAGGGtaggacagagaaatctctaccAGAGAAGGAGATTCACGAatgtctaacccgaggcttgccgaatAGATATTTCGCTGTCCTAttctctaggtagggaatgatgtTTTTTGCCACTGTAATCCCCCCACCAAAGTCTTGAAATCAACAAATACGCGATTTATAAAAACAGCAAGGAATAATCAATAATGAATCAACTTGGCGATTTCCACTTTAGTTTGTCTAAAACTTTGTTTAACCTGTTGTACTGTGATAAACAAGAATctaaatcatttcaaaatattcacaGCCATAGaaattttatcttatattgTATGAAAACCTGTTAAGTAAGTCATTTTACTTGgtaaatataaaagaattatTGTGAAAGAACGATTGTGATGATTACTAGGTCAAAGATGAGCATGCGCGTGAAGGTCGAGTTCGAATGTGATATTGATTGTCCAATTGGTCTGCAAAggtaattttttatttgcatatgacGTTTTATAACGTCCGGTTAATCACGCGAATATGTTCTACGCGTGCAGGCTGTCTTGCCCTGGGTAAGAAATCTTACCCTCGCCGGAAGTGCAGATATCTCTGTCCGATGGGGTACaaaactctgtcttttaccgaGGTAGGGACAACATGCAATAATGTGACATCATCATTACATGCAGTGAcacgtcattaattttgacgCATTGCGAGGTTCTTATGATGACGGCACATTAGAAATGACTAAATTTCCATAAGTACAGGGggaaaagaatcaaacatgggtctgtcaggtggacagcCTCGGGTTGACAAGCCAAAAACTTCCACgaaggttgagatatccctgtccacctgacagatATGATATGATTTGTGGAAATTACGCTTTATTTTAACTATTTCATGTAACAAAATACTTGATGCAGAAAACTTTATCATTACTGTATCAACATTGTTCAACATCTGTAAGTTTCTTTTTAGATACATGCCTTTATAAAGTCATATTGCATTTCATTGCCTTGTAGATTAGTGTGCCAGACAGCATTTCTTACGTTAAAGTCCATCCTGTTCTTGGCATCATCATCGTGGTGTTGATGTTTCTGAATGTAAGTTTTGATAACattaacagtttattgtttaaTCTGAAAATGGAAATCTCGACAAAGAGGAAAACATTACTGATATCGATTTGatgaaaaaagttttaaaactcACACGTAATAATTAGAAAAATATGCATACTAGTAGCTTATGTAACATTACGTTTTTCCATACCTGTGATATTACATATAATTGAATAATATttaagatgaaaaaaataatgacaggTAATCGGTAGGGTCATATTTACGAAAATAATCATAACAAATATCGATGTTTCGGGGTACAGTAgtctttaacatttttttcagccAATGATGGCGTTTTTCCGCTGTGACCATGAACACCCCTACCGACCTGTATTTAACTGGCTTCATTGGGGCGTGGCATTAATCGTTCAATTTTTGGCGGGTAAGATATTCAAAATGGGGCGCTGATTCTTTTCGAGATTAGATATCAATACTATCATATATTTCTTTTCGGTATATCAAAAGGACATCATTCGCTCaaaaatatttagtat
The nucleotide sequence above comes from Argopecten irradians isolate NY chromosome 1, Ai_NY, whole genome shotgun sequence. Encoded proteins:
- the LOC138333385 gene encoding uncharacterized protein isoform X2; this translates as MLSCVLYTVEQGTHTDPVPLHGRMNRLFYACMLGLAVTVVGTADTNNSTSTVQRRRLALDNDCDTDCFQKCDKFGCEFRVKWKKVGDYVEFDVQQDISTLTIISVWNAIGFSQDREMPGASVVMCIYNDLSMEIDIGYNKGHSYEKLRGASSTLKNKHGSVVDFIFTCSFQRRIDPDFPHEASLSQPAYLMVGQGEVGLITDQIYKHDRDPVISELKFDFIHSPDHPTTTYTPDITIKPAPFVLDPDCGKTKGCFRSCDDTGECSFQVTWQEAGDFIDFTMSQNISAPNNYWAALGISDDQNMKNTSVIMCKDFDGKITVELGYTPGYSYETVAKNTSDLVNTSGSLEDGIFNCNFQRRKIITDFNDSFPLIETHYVIVGYGQVINGTPIMHELFPTVSQQKEDFIHVGPEMTTVHPGDITTEPGPIVPDADCGVTKGCFYSCDSNEDCMFQVTWQEAGDFIDFTMSHNISAADNVWIALGISDDTNMKNTSVVMCKEMNGSISVELGYNPGYAYNTVATNTSDLVNTSGSLEDGIFTCRFQRRKIITEFNNTLSLTTRRFVIVANGSISSGLPQKHTTPPAVSSQKEDFINIHPEHTTVNPGEITTQPGPIVPDADCGVTKGCFSECDSNEDCMFQVTWQEAGDFIDFTMSQNISAADNVWIALGISDNTNMKNTSVVMCKEMNGSISVELGYNPGYAYNTVATNTSDLVNTSGSLEDGIFTCRFQRRKIITDFNNAFSLTERRFLIVANGTLSSGIPQKHTTPPKVSLEKEDFINIHPEHTTVNPGEITTQPGPIVPDADCGVTKGCFYSCDSNEDCMFQVTWREAGDFIDFTMSQNISAADNAWIALGISDDTNMKNTSVIMCKEMNGSISVELGYNPGYAYNTIATNTSDLENTSGSLEDGVFTCIFQRRKIITDFNDTFSLIEKRYIIVANGSLVSGIPQKHTTPPTVSSEKEDFINIHPDHTTVNPGEITTQPGPIVPDADCGVTKGCFYSCESNKDCMFEVTWQEAGDFIAFTISQNISAEDNAWIALGISDDTNMKNTSVIMCKEVNGSISVELGYNPGYAYKTMATNTSDLINTDGSHVDGIFKCSFRRRKIIEDFNNTFSLTENRYLIIANGLMSAGIPQKHTTPPVVSPNKENFIHIVPDTTPVNPGDITTQSGSTIVKDPECGKTKGCFSDCKGQTCTCLVTWQSEPKTKTILFEIASVVTPGADDWIAIGLSSNGKMAKSSVMMCILKNDVVSAELGYNNDDPNYQPLSNKTEFLSDMSGSIEGNIMKCVFQRANQVSGALSADSSKIFDLNKQWYLLFAHGLAPSGVPERHKEKPKTSKGKVDFLKSSDTGIGKQESGLVKLHGFLMILAWIILSSSGMLIARYFKPVLHKKVLGKHLWFQVHRACMCTVVVLTSIALIAIFVEVGGYSQISVPDSISYVKVHPVLGIIIVVLMFLNPMMAFFRCDHEHPYRPVFNWLHWGVALIVQFLAGFNISFGFHLDKVNMPENKAVAVMFCYAATFIGMYVAFEITKCIRKRLYKPKPNDESEEFAEDINLVNNDDEEPGYTSFKFIFGFHVIAMLSYGITLMAMLLSG